From a region of the Coffea arabica cultivar ET-39 chromosome 3e, Coffea Arabica ET-39 HiFi, whole genome shotgun sequence genome:
- the LOC113736210 gene encoding anthocyanidin 3-O-glucosyltransferase 2-like — protein sequence MDKIELVMVMAPMMGHLIPAIELAKIMLQKANCLSISFLMMNSTLDPECTAKIESLTASCKFDRLHFRHLPMPDISQWNIPHQGIYLHQLTEFHKSNVRETVSKIKGFAGIIVDMINTPMMDIADELSVPSYILFTCSAACLGVMLHFQALEDEQTIKTCHLLQRETKLVIPSFTNEVPISVLPIFTTIEGTWSGRFLNHTRNYRRAKGIIINTFADFESHAIDSLSMKHSYGTTGVPTTYPVGLILNRSQIQAESTKGHLELMNWLDDQPAKSVLFICFGSTGSFKLDQVKEIALGLEKSGYRFIWVLRRPPAIKGGFAGEFENHGPLLPEGFLNRTASIGKVVGWVPQLAILSHPAVGGFVSHCGWNSTLESIWCGVPIATWPLLGDQQLNAFQLVKELGIAVEISLDYNEANEHQPLVKAGQIEKGIREVMDGENEVRKRVKELSEKSRQAMKEGGSSHVTFENLIHTICSSLPKSGV from the coding sequence ATGGACAAAATTGAACTAGTGATGGTCATGGCGCCAATGATGGGGCACTTAATACCAGCCATCGAGCTAGCTAAGATAATGCTTCAAAAGGCAAATTGTCTATCAATCTCATTCCTCATGATGAATTCAACATTGGACCCCGAATGCACGGCCAAAATCGAGTCTCTGACTGCCTCATGCAAATTTGATCGCCTTCATTTCCGTCACCTTCCGATGCCAGACATCTCTCAGTGGAATATTCCACATCAGGGAATCTACCTTCATCAACTCACAGAGTTTCACAAGTCTAATGTACGAGAAACAGTCTCCAAAATCAAAGGTTTTGCAGGGATTATTGTTGACATGATAAACACGCCAATGATGGATATAGCTGACGAGCTCAGTGTTCCTAGCTACATCCTTTTCACTTGTAGTGCGGCCTGTCTTGGCGTTATGCTCCATTTCCAAGCGCTCGAAGATGAGCAAACTATAAAAACATGTCATTTACTCCAGAGAGAAACTAAATTGGTCATTCCTAGTTTTACCAACGAAGTTCCAATTAGTGTACTCCCAATATTTACAACTATCGAGGGAACTTGGTCAGGCAGGTTCTTGAATCATACTCGCAATTATAGAAGAGCAAAGGGCATCATTATCAACACTTTTGCTGATTTTGAATCTCATGCTATTGATTCTTTGTCAATGAAACATTCTTACGGTACAACAGGAGTGCCAACCACCTATCCTGTGGGATTAATCCTGAATAGATCTCAAATCCAGGCAGAATCTACTAAAGGCCATTTAGAATTGATGAATTGGCTTGATGATCAGCCAGCAAAGTCGGTGCTTTTCATCTGTTTTGGTAGTACGGGAAGTTTCAAATTAGATCAAGTGAAAGAAATAGCACTGGGACTCGAAAAAAGTGGCTATCGGTTTATTTGGGTTCTTAGGCGGCCTCCGGCTATAAAAGGAGGATTTGCAGGGGAATTTGAGAATCATGGACCTCTTCTGCCAGAAGGATTCTTGAATCGAACAGCTTCGATTGGAAAAGTTGTCGGCTGGGTTCCACAATTGGCTATTTTGTCACACCCGGCTGTGGGCGGATTTGTCTCGCACTGTGGTTGGAATTCAACGTTGGAGAGTATTTGGTGTGGTGTGCCAATTGCTACATGGCCGTTGCTTGGAGATCAACAATTGAATGCCTTCCAATTGGTGAAAGAGTTAGGAATAGCTGTGGAAATTAGTTTGGATTACAACGAAGCCAATGAGCATCAACCATTGGTGAAAGCAGGACAAATAGAGAAAGGAATAAGGGAAGTGATGGATGGTGAGAACGAAGTCCGGAAAAGGGTGAAAGAGCTTAGTGAGAAAAGTAGGCAGGCTATGAAGGAAGGTGGATCATCTCATGTGACCTTTGAGAATCTCATACATACTATCTGCAGCAGCCTTCCTAAGTCTGGTGTTTGA